One window from the genome of Streptomyces sp. WZ-12 encodes:
- a CDS encoding LysR family transcriptional regulator has protein sequence MSGETKEWAGAPGDGVPLHHRVPDLGALELLLAVARLGSLGRAARVMGITQPAASSRIRSMERQLGVALVERSPRGSRLTEAGALVTDWARRVVEAAEAFDAGTQALRGRRDSRLRVAASMTIAEYLLPGWLIALRAQRPGTAVSLLAGNSRLVAERLLAGEADLGFVEGLDVPAGLDEVVVGRDRLVVVAAPSHPWARRRTGLTAAELAATPLILRERGSGTRQVLDAALAGTGGLAAPLLELASTTAVKSAVVSEAAPSVLSELAVREELTAGRLVAVPVRGLELARELRAVWPAGQRPVGPARDLLGLTRRGA, from the coding sequence ATGAGTGGCGAGACGAAGGAGTGGGCCGGGGCGCCGGGCGACGGGGTTCCGCTGCACCACCGGGTGCCGGACCTCGGGGCGCTGGAGCTGCTGCTCGCCGTCGCCCGGCTCGGCAGCCTGGGCCGGGCCGCGCGGGTGATGGGCATCACCCAGCCCGCCGCGAGCAGTCGGATCCGTTCCATGGAGCGGCAGTTGGGGGTGGCGCTGGTCGAACGGTCGCCGCGCGGTTCGCGGTTGACCGAAGCGGGGGCGCTGGTCACCGACTGGGCGCGGCGGGTGGTGGAGGCCGCCGAGGCGTTCGACGCGGGCACCCAGGCGCTGCGAGGGCGGCGCGATTCCCGGTTGCGGGTCGCGGCCAGCATGACCATCGCCGAGTACCTGCTGCCCGGTTGGCTGATCGCGCTGCGCGCGCAGCGCCCGGGGACGGCGGTGTCGCTGCTGGCGGGGAACTCCCGCTTGGTCGCCGAGCGGCTGCTGGCCGGCGAGGCGGACCTCGGCTTCGTGGAGGGGCTGGACGTCCCGGCGGGGCTGGACGAGGTGGTCGTCGGGCGCGACAGGCTGGTCGTGGTGGCCGCCCCGTCCCACCCGTGGGCCCGGCGCCGCACCGGGCTGACCGCCGCCGAACTGGCCGCGACGCCGCTGATCCTGCGGGAGCGCGGTTCGGGCACCCGGCAGGTGCTGGACGCGGCGCTGGCCGGGACCGGGGGGCTGGCCGCGCCGCTGTTGGAGCTCGCCTCGACCACCGCGGTGAAGTCCGCGGTGGTCAGCGAGGCGGCCCCGTCCGTGCTGAGCGAGTTGGCGGTGCGCGAGGAGCTGACCGCCGGCCGGCTGGTGGCCGTCCCGGTGCGCGGGCTCGAACTCGCCCGCGAGCTACGGGCGGTGTGGCCCGCGGGCCAGCGGCCGGTGGGGCCGGCGCGCGATCTGTTGGGGCTGACGCGGCGGGGGGCCTGA
- a CDS encoding TDT family transporter produces the protein MSSVAQAPPRNPATGAPAPTPGPSSVRHLGPNWYAAVMGTAIVANAGATLPLTAPGLRAAYQVVWALSALLLLTLLTARAVHWARHSDQARRHLLDPTVAPFYGCLAMALLAVGGGTLAVGRDIIGTPAAVAADAVLWTAGTLVGLATAAGIPYLMVARHKITEGSASPVWLLPLVAPMVSAALGPALIPHLPPGQPQKALLLACYALFGMSLLMTLAVLPLVLSRLFHHGPLPLALTPTLFLVLGPLGQSTTAVNNLADVAPGVVTPSTAHAMSAFAVLYGVPVLGFALLWLALATALVVRAARRGMGFAMTWWGFTFPVGTCVTGAAGLARHTGLTAYGWLAVALFAALVIAVAVTGTRTAHGLARGRLLAPPRPTTA, from the coding sequence ATGTCCTCAGTAGCCCAGGCCCCGCCCAGAAACCCCGCCACCGGCGCCCCCGCCCCGACCCCCGGCCCCTCCTCGGTGCGCCATCTCGGCCCCAACTGGTACGCCGCCGTCATGGGCACCGCGATCGTCGCCAACGCCGGCGCGACGCTGCCGCTCACCGCCCCCGGCCTCCGCGCCGCCTACCAGGTGGTCTGGGCGCTGTCCGCGCTGCTGCTGCTCACCCTGCTGACCGCGCGCGCCGTCCACTGGGCGCGCCACTCCGACCAGGCCCGCCGCCACCTGCTCGACCCGACCGTCGCCCCGTTCTACGGATGCCTGGCGATGGCGCTGCTGGCGGTCGGCGGCGGCACCCTCGCGGTCGGCCGGGACATCATCGGCACCCCCGCCGCGGTGGCCGCCGACGCCGTGCTGTGGACCGCGGGAACCCTGGTCGGGCTGGCCACCGCGGCCGGCATCCCGTACCTGATGGTGGCCCGGCACAAGATCACCGAGGGCAGCGCCTCCCCGGTCTGGCTACTGCCCCTGGTCGCCCCCATGGTCTCGGCCGCCCTGGGCCCGGCCCTGATCCCCCACCTGCCCCCCGGCCAGCCGCAGAAGGCGCTCCTCCTGGCCTGCTACGCGCTCTTCGGGATGTCCCTCCTGATGACCCTGGCCGTCCTCCCCCTGGTCCTGAGCCGCCTCTTCCACCACGGCCCGCTCCCCCTGGCCCTCACCCCGACCCTCTTCCTCGTCCTCGGCCCGCTGGGCCAGTCCACCACCGCCGTGAACAACCTCGCCGACGTCGCCCCCGGCGTCGTCACCCCGTCCACCGCGCACGCCATGAGCGCCTTCGCGGTGCTCTACGGGGTCCCGGTGCTGGGCTTCGCCCTCCTCTGGCTGGCCCTCGCCACGGCCCTGGTGGTCCGCGCCGCCCGCCGCGGCATGGGCTTCGCGATGACCTGGTGGGGCTTCACCTTCCCCGTCGGCACCTGCGTCACCGGCGCCGCCGGCCTGGCCCGCCACACCGGCCTGACCGCCTACGGCTGGCTCGCGGTGGCCCTCTTCGCCGCCCTCGTCATAGCCGTCGCGGTGACCGGCACCCGCACCGCCCACGGCCTGGCCCGCGGCCGCCTGCTCGCCCCGCCCCGGCCGACCACGGCCTGA
- a CDS encoding 5'-3' exonuclease, giving the protein MLLDAASLYFRAYFGVPESVKAPDGTPVNAVRGLLDFIARLVQDHHPDDLVACMDADWRPQWRVDLIPSYKAHRVAEEAPAGSTGPDEEEIPDTLSPQVPVIEEVLDALGIARIGAAGYEADDVIGTLTARAKGPVDIVTGDRDLFQLVDDARGIRVLYPLKGVGTLQLTDGALLREKYGVDGPGYADLALLRGDPSDGLPGVPGVGEKTAAKLLDVYGDLAGIIAAAEDPTSKITPAQRKRLTEARPYLAVAPKVVQVATDVPIPDGEIALPVEPADPERLEALAAQWGLGGALQRLLGALRP; this is encoded by the coding sequence ATGCTCCTCGACGCCGCCTCCCTGTACTTCCGCGCCTATTTCGGGGTACCGGAATCGGTCAAGGCCCCGGACGGCACCCCGGTGAACGCGGTGCGCGGACTGCTGGACTTCATCGCCCGGCTCGTCCAGGACCACCACCCCGACGACCTGGTCGCGTGCATGGACGCCGACTGGCGCCCCCAGTGGCGGGTCGACCTGATCCCCTCCTACAAGGCGCACCGGGTCGCCGAGGAGGCGCCCGCGGGGTCGACCGGGCCCGACGAGGAGGAGATCCCGGACACCCTCTCCCCGCAGGTCCCGGTGATCGAGGAGGTGTTGGACGCACTCGGCATCGCCCGGATCGGCGCCGCCGGCTACGAGGCCGACGACGTCATCGGCACCCTCACGGCACGGGCCAAGGGCCCGGTCGACATCGTCACCGGCGACCGCGACCTCTTCCAACTCGTCGACGACGCCCGCGGCATCCGCGTGCTGTACCCGCTCAAGGGCGTCGGCACCCTGCAACTCACCGACGGGGCGCTGCTGCGCGAGAAGTACGGGGTGGACGGCCCCGGTTACGCGGACCTGGCGCTGCTGCGCGGCGACCCCAGCGACGGCCTGCCGGGCGTGCCGGGCGTCGGCGAGAAGACCGCCGCGAAACTGCTGGACGTCTACGGCGACCTGGCCGGCATCATCGCCGCCGCCGAGGACCCGACCTCGAAGATCACCCCGGCCCAGCGCAAGCGGCTCACCGAGGCGCGGCCCTACCTCGCCGTCGCACCCAAGGTCGTCCAGGTGGCCACCGACGTCCCGATCCCGGACGGCGAGATCGCGCTGCCCGTCGAACCGGCCGACCCGGAACGACTGGAGGCGCTGGCCGCCCAGTGGGGGCTGGGCGGCGCACTGCAGCGATTGTTGGGCGCGCTCCGGCCGTGA
- a CDS encoding quaternary amine ABC transporter ATP-binding protein yields the protein MSRLQAEHLYKVFGRRPEDGVRRLQAGAGREELRADGTTAAVIDASIEVDEGQIFVVMGLSGSGKSTLLRMLNGLLEPTAGSVRFDGQDLTSLTPKELRAVRSRKISMVFQHFALFPHRSVLENAAYGLEVQGVARAERERRATEALELAGLKGWEKSWPDELSGGMQQRVGLARALATDADLLLMDESFSALDPLIRRDMQDQLLELQKTLKKTIVFITHDLNEAMRLGDQIAVMRDGRIVQTGSAEDILVRPANDYVASFIQDVDRSRVLTAGAVMTDVDSVLGDAAPGGTGLATAAAFRAAAPATVGVDTPLADLFTACSTSAVPVAVTDERGELAGAVTAERLLAVLGEPSLPDAAPTVPAPAAADKTEGTVTADA from the coding sequence GTGTCCAGGCTGCAAGCCGAGCACTTGTACAAGGTGTTCGGCAGACGACCCGAGGACGGGGTGCGCAGACTCCAGGCCGGCGCCGGCCGGGAGGAGCTGCGGGCCGATGGCACCACCGCCGCGGTGATCGACGCCTCCATCGAGGTGGACGAGGGCCAGATCTTCGTCGTCATGGGTCTGTCCGGATCCGGCAAGTCCACGCTGCTGCGCATGCTCAACGGCCTGCTGGAGCCGACCGCGGGCAGCGTCCGCTTCGACGGCCAGGACCTCACCTCGCTCACGCCCAAGGAACTGCGCGCCGTCCGCTCCCGGAAGATATCCATGGTCTTCCAGCACTTCGCGCTCTTCCCGCACCGCAGCGTGCTGGAGAACGCCGCCTACGGCCTGGAGGTCCAGGGCGTGGCGCGCGCCGAGCGGGAGCGGCGCGCCACCGAGGCGCTGGAGCTCGCCGGGCTCAAGGGCTGGGAGAAGTCCTGGCCGGACGAGCTCTCCGGCGGCATGCAGCAGCGCGTCGGCCTGGCCCGCGCGCTGGCCACCGACGCCGATCTGCTGCTGATGGACGAGTCCTTCAGCGCGCTCGACCCGCTGATCCGCCGCGATATGCAGGACCAGCTTCTGGAGCTGCAGAAGACGCTGAAGAAGACCATCGTCTTCATCACCCACGACCTCAACGAGGCGATGCGGCTCGGCGACCAGATCGCCGTGATGCGCGACGGCCGGATCGTCCAGACCGGCAGCGCCGAGGACATCCTGGTGCGGCCCGCCAACGACTACGTCGCCTCCTTCATCCAGGACGTCGACCGCAGCCGGGTGTTGACCGCCGGCGCGGTGATGACGGACGTCGACTCCGTGCTGGGCGACGCCGCCCCGGGCGGGACCGGGTTGGCCACCGCCGCCGCGTTCCGGGCCGCCGCGCCCGCCACCGTCGGCGTGGACACCCCGCTCGCCGACCTGTTCACCGCCTGCTCGACCAGCGCGGTACCGGTCGCGGTCACCGACGAGCGCGGCGAACTGGCCGGCGCGGTCACCGCGGAGCGGCTGCTCGCCGTGCTGGGCGAGCCGAGCCTCCCGGACGCGGCGCCGACCGTGCCCGCACCGGCCGCCGCCGACAAGACCGAGGGCACGGTGACCGCCGATGCCTAG
- a CDS encoding arylsulfotransferase family protein — translation MTSDTASGLTTGPIAVDQNTRRRRGTGLIALDATAAHDGYTLYAPLTGGGQVLLIDLRGTVVHRWDLPHRPGRHARLLPNGNLAYNATLPDQGALFPMWHKYRGGLMQEIAPDGTVLRSHTDPLQHHDAHHHGDGRILYSALEPLTGDRAAAVRGGVPGSEPGGTVYADTLREVDADGCPLWSWSAADHLDPEEYPLHPAYSREHWPLINSVLPLADGDVLVSLRSVSAVIVVNRATGAVRWRTRPGLVSQQHHPTELPNGNFLIFDNGVFRPDCDVPYSRVIEVDRATGEVVWEYHDPAREAFFAPFMGSAQRLPNGNTLVTDSPAGRLFEVTAEGRVCWEYVVPEFGGYREPEVGALFPTQNNAVFRAYRYAAAELPWLKRQV, via the coding sequence ATGACCTCTGATACGGCCTCCGGCCTGACCACCGGCCCGATCGCAGTCGATCAAAACACACGTCGACGGCGCGGCACCGGCCTGATCGCGCTCGACGCCACCGCCGCGCACGACGGCTACACGCTCTACGCCCCGCTGACCGGCGGCGGCCAGGTCCTGCTGATCGACCTGCGCGGCACCGTCGTCCACCGCTGGGACCTTCCGCACCGCCCCGGCCGCCACGCCCGCCTGCTCCCCAACGGCAACCTCGCCTACAACGCCACCCTCCCGGACCAGGGCGCGCTCTTCCCGATGTGGCACAAGTACCGCGGCGGGCTGATGCAGGAGATCGCCCCCGACGGCACGGTACTGCGGTCCCACACCGACCCGCTCCAGCACCACGACGCCCACCACCACGGCGACGGCCGGATCCTCTACTCCGCGCTGGAGCCGCTGACCGGTGACCGGGCCGCGGCGGTCCGCGGCGGCGTGCCCGGCTCCGAGCCGGGCGGCACGGTGTACGCCGACACCCTCCGCGAAGTCGACGCGGACGGGTGCCCGTTGTGGTCCTGGAGCGCCGCCGACCACCTCGATCCGGAGGAGTACCCGCTGCACCCGGCCTACTCGCGGGAGCACTGGCCGCTGATCAACTCGGTGCTGCCGCTGGCCGACGGCGACGTGCTGGTCAGCCTGCGCAGCGTCTCGGCGGTGATCGTCGTCAACCGGGCCACCGGAGCGGTGCGTTGGCGCACCCGACCGGGACTGGTCTCCCAGCAACACCACCCCACGGAGCTGCCGAACGGCAACTTCCTGATCTTCGACAACGGCGTCTTCCGACCCGACTGCGACGTCCCCTACTCCCGCGTCATCGAGGTGGACCGGGCGACCGGCGAGGTGGTGTGGGAGTACCACGACCCGGCCCGGGAGGCGTTCTTCGCGCCGTTCATGGGCAGCGCCCAGCGCCTCCCCAACGGCAACACCCTGGTCACCGACTCCCCCGCCGGCCGGCTCTTCGAGGTCACTGCCGAGGGCCGGGTGTGCTGGGAGTACGTCGTCCCGGAGTTCGGCGGCTACCGCGAACCGGAGGTCGGCGCGCTGTTCCCCACCCAGAACAACGCGGTCTTCCGCGCCTACCGCTACGCCGCCGCTGAACTCCCGTGGCTGAAGCGGCAGGTGTGA
- a CDS encoding uracil-xanthine permease family protein → MATPGPAPVDARLPLHRLLPLAAQHVLAMIAAPVSTVFLLAGGLHLPPDRTAALLSATLVLCGAGTLLQSLGVLRIGARLPFVMLPGGAAAALFLQIAREHGAATASGAVLLAAALLLAALPLYGRLVRFFPPLVMGATVLVIGVTMVAVAAPMATAGGGPALVTVAATALGFLLLRGVWRQLSVLLGMAVGTAATALSGAPFRAVPGDAVLALPRLLPYGVPHFDLLAALPLLVFALASLAEATGQTVLNSRAVGRDPRPARDVPRTARADAAASLLAGLFGGVTMVTSAENIGVVRLTGVRSRFVTAAAGALLVLCGLLAPLTRLLAALPVPVVGGAALVIYAVIAAMGIAMLAGTDLDDRAAATVLALTLLAGLLPLLAPRLYAPLPTWAHALLGSGVPAAALTAATLTALFTRLGTARRPAPAGAE, encoded by the coding sequence ATGGCCACCCCCGGGCCCGCGCCGGTCGACGCGCGCCTTCCGCTGCACCGGCTGCTGCCGCTCGCCGCCCAGCACGTTCTGGCGATGATCGCCGCCCCGGTCTCCACCGTCTTCCTGCTGGCCGGCGGGTTGCACCTGCCGCCCGACCGCACCGCCGCGCTGCTCAGCGCGACCCTGGTGCTCTGCGGCGCCGGGACGCTGTTGCAGTCCCTCGGCGTGCTGCGGATCGGCGCCCGACTGCCGTTCGTGATGCTGCCCGGCGGCGCGGCGGCCGCCCTCTTCCTCCAGATCGCCCGGGAGCACGGCGCGGCCACCGCCTCCGGCGCGGTGCTGCTCGCGGCCGCGCTGCTGCTGGCCGCACTGCCGCTGTACGGGCGGCTGGTGCGGTTCTTCCCGCCGCTGGTGATGGGCGCGACGGTGCTGGTCATCGGGGTCACCATGGTCGCGGTGGCGGCCCCGATGGCGACCGCCGGCGGCGGCCCGGCGCTGGTCACCGTCGCCGCCACCGCGCTGGGATTCCTGCTGCTGCGCGGCGTCTGGCGGCAGTTGTCGGTCCTGCTGGGCATGGCGGTCGGCACCGCCGCGACGGCCCTGAGCGGCGCCCCGTTCCGCGCCGTACCGGGGGACGCGGTGCTGGCCCTCCCCCGCCTCCTCCCGTACGGCGTCCCGCACTTCGACCTGCTCGCCGCGCTGCCGCTGCTGGTCTTCGCGCTCGCCTCGCTCGCCGAGGCGACCGGTCAGACGGTGCTCAACAGCCGGGCGGTGGGCCGGGATCCGCGGCCGGCCCGCGACGTGCCGCGCACCGCCCGCGCGGATGCGGCGGCGTCCCTCCTGGCCGGGCTGTTCGGCGGCGTGACGATGGTGACCAGTGCGGAGAACATCGGCGTCGTCCGACTCACCGGCGTCCGCAGCCGGTTCGTGACCGCGGCCGCGGGAGCGCTGCTGGTGCTGTGCGGGCTGCTGGCGCCCCTCACCCGGCTGCTGGCGGCGCTCCCGGTGCCGGTCGTCGGCGGTGCGGCGCTGGTGATCTACGCGGTGATCGCTGCCATGGGCATCGCGATGCTGGCCGGCACCGACCTGGACGACCGCGCCGCCGCCACCGTCCTCGCCCTCACCCTCCTCGCCGGTCTGCTCCCCCTCCTGGCGCCGCGGCTCTACGCGCCGCTGCCCACGTGGGCGCACGCCCTCCTCGGCAGCGGCGTCCCGGCCGCCGCGCTGACCGCCGCGACCCTGACGGCGCTCTTCACCCGCCTCGGCACGGCCCGCCGACCGGCGCCGGCCGGCGCGGAGTAG
- a CDS encoding ABC transporter permease/substrate binding protein: protein MPRIQIGSWANDAVNWLRDNLDWLFQLITTVLNGLYNAIHTVLAAPQPLVLAGILAVLAWWLRGLPAAVLTFLGFALIDSIQQWGPTVESLSLVLVACLITVVVAVPLGIWAARSRVVGGILRPVLDLMQTMPAMVYLIPGILFFGLGVVPGIVATIVFSMPPAVRMTELGIRQVDGELVEAAEAFGTHPRRTLLRVQLPLALPTIMAGINQVIMLALSMVVIAGMVGGGGLGASVYNAISSVNVALGAEAGLAVVILAMYLDRMTGALNQRVSPLGRRALAKAQAALGGWKFLQWRPATSVAMVGVVVLALLAGGMSYLNNNGSGASGGGNGKPITLGYVNWDEGKATTYLWKEILEERGYKPKVQALEAGPLFAGQARGDIDVQTNAWLPVTHAEYWKKYQDQLEDLGTWYDKTSLEIAVPSYVKDVKTLDDLKGRSAEFGGKITGIEPGAGEMKILKDKVLGAYGLGGEYKVQESSTASMLSELDRAIHNKKPIAVTLWSPHWAYDKYQLTKLKDPKGAFGSGDGLHMLGRKGFAKDMPEVAKWMKNFHLDEKQLTSLENAIKSAGEGHEQDGVRSWLKQNPGLVEKIAPSAHATYAKGADAGKSPNIGYPAWDEGIATAYLWKNVLEKRGYQPNLRNLDVGPMWTGLSTGQIDVETDAWLPVAQKQYWDKYKDDLVDVGAWYDKTSLEIAVPSYVKDVKSMDDLRAHKDEFKGKIIGIEPGTGEMQRLKSTVLPAYGLSDFEVTSAGTSAMLAELDRAYRNHEPVAVVLWSPHWAYNKYQLTKLADPKGTWGANNQIKTLGNKSFPKKFPEFYGWLKNWKMTPDELGSLEKDIQDAGKGNEDKGVQKWIDGHPGIVDEMAPVK, encoded by the coding sequence ATGCCTAGGATCCAGATCGGTAGCTGGGCCAACGACGCCGTCAACTGGCTGCGCGACAACCTCGACTGGCTGTTCCAGCTCATCACCACGGTGCTGAACGGCCTCTACAACGCGATCCACACCGTCCTCGCGGCGCCTCAACCGCTGGTCCTCGCCGGCATCCTGGCGGTGCTCGCCTGGTGGCTGCGCGGACTGCCGGCCGCGGTCCTCACCTTCCTCGGCTTCGCGCTGATCGACTCCATCCAACAGTGGGGCCCGACCGTCGAGTCGCTCTCGCTGGTCCTGGTGGCCTGCCTGATCACCGTCGTGGTCGCGGTGCCGTTGGGCATCTGGGCGGCCCGCAGCCGGGTCGTCGGCGGCATCCTGCGCCCGGTGCTGGACCTGATGCAGACCATGCCGGCGATGGTCTACCTCATCCCCGGCATCCTCTTCTTCGGCCTGGGCGTCGTCCCCGGCATCGTCGCCACCATCGTCTTCTCCATGCCGCCCGCGGTGCGGATGACCGAGCTCGGCATCCGGCAGGTCGACGGGGAACTGGTCGAGGCGGCCGAGGCGTTCGGCACCCACCCGCGGCGCACCCTGCTGCGGGTCCAGCTCCCGCTCGCGCTGCCGACGATCATGGCCGGTATCAACCAGGTCATCATGCTCGCGCTGTCCATGGTCGTGATCGCCGGCATGGTCGGCGGCGGCGGCCTCGGCGCGTCCGTCTACAACGCGATCAGCTCGGTCAACGTCGCCCTGGGCGCCGAGGCCGGCCTCGCGGTGGTCATCCTCGCCATGTACCTGGACCGGATGACCGGCGCGCTCAACCAGCGGGTCTCCCCGCTCGGCCGGCGGGCGCTGGCCAAGGCGCAGGCGGCGCTGGGCGGTTGGAAGTTCCTCCAGTGGCGGCCCGCGACCTCGGTCGCCATGGTCGGCGTCGTCGTGCTGGCGCTGCTGGCCGGCGGGATGAGCTACCTCAACAACAACGGCTCCGGCGCGTCCGGCGGCGGCAACGGCAAGCCGATCACCCTCGGCTACGTCAACTGGGACGAGGGCAAGGCCACCACGTACCTCTGGAAGGAGATCCTGGAGGAGCGCGGCTACAAGCCCAAGGTGCAGGCGCTGGAGGCCGGTCCGCTCTTCGCCGGCCAGGCCCGCGGCGACATCGACGTGCAGACCAACGCCTGGCTGCCGGTCACCCACGCCGAGTACTGGAAGAAGTACCAGGACCAGCTTGAGGACCTCGGCACCTGGTACGACAAGACCTCGCTGGAGATCGCGGTCCCGTCCTACGTCAAGGACGTCAAGACCCTCGACGACCTCAAGGGCAGGAGCGCCGAGTTCGGCGGCAAGATCACCGGCATCGAGCCGGGCGCCGGCGAGATGAAGATCCTCAAGGACAAGGTCCTGGGCGCCTACGGGCTGGGCGGCGAGTACAAGGTGCAGGAGTCCAGCACCGCCTCCATGCTCAGCGAGCTCGACCGGGCCATCCACAACAAGAAGCCGATCGCGGTCACCCTGTGGTCCCCGCACTGGGCGTACGACAAGTACCAGCTCACCAAGCTCAAGGACCCCAAGGGCGCCTTCGGCTCCGGCGACGGCCTGCACATGCTGGGCCGCAAGGGCTTCGCCAAGGACATGCCCGAGGTCGCGAAGTGGATGAAGAACTTCCACCTCGACGAGAAGCAGCTCACCAGCCTGGAGAACGCCATCAAGTCGGCCGGCGAGGGCCACGAGCAGGACGGCGTCCGGAGCTGGCTGAAGCAGAACCCCGGTCTCGTCGAGAAGATCGCGCCGTCCGCGCACGCCACCTACGCCAAGGGCGCGGACGCCGGCAAGTCCCCCAACATCGGCTACCCGGCGTGGGACGAGGGCATCGCCACCGCCTACCTGTGGAAGAACGTCCTGGAGAAGCGCGGCTACCAGCCCAACCTGCGCAACCTCGACGTCGGACCGATGTGGACCGGCCTGTCCACCGGCCAGATCGACGTGGAGACCGACGCCTGGCTGCCGGTCGCCCAGAAACAGTACTGGGACAAGTACAAGGACGATCTGGTCGACGTCGGCGCCTGGTACGACAAGACCTCGCTGGAGATCGCGGTCCCGTCGTACGTCAAGGACGTCAAGTCCATGGACGATCTGCGGGCGCACAAGGACGAGTTCAAGGGCAAGATCATCGGCATCGAGCCGGGCACCGGTGAGATGCAGCGCCTGAAGAGCACCGTGCTGCCCGCCTACGGCCTGTCGGACTTCGAGGTCACCTCGGCCGGCACCAGCGCGATGCTCGCCGAACTGGACCGGGCCTACCGCAACCACGAGCCGGTCGCGGTCGTGCTGTGGTCGCCGCACTGGGCCTACAACAAGTACCAGCTCACCAAGTTGGCCGACCCCAAGGGCACGTGGGGCGCCAACAACCAGATCAAGACGCTCGGCAACAAGAGCTTCCCGAAGAAGTTCCCGGAGTTCTACGGCTGGCTGAAGAACTGGAAGATGACGCCCGACGAACTCGGCAGCCTGGAGAAGGACATCCAGGACGCGGGGAAGGGGAACGAGGACAAGGGCGTCCAGAAGTGGATCGACGGGCATCCGGGGATCGTTGATGAGATGGCGCCCGTGAAGTAG
- a CDS encoding helical backbone metal receptor: MGLRVVSLVPSLTEAVAVSAPGVVVGATDWCSHPVGLDVVRVGGTKNPDVGRIVGLGPDVVIANEEENRAVDLAALRAAGLRVLVTEVRSLEQAFAELARVLAEGCGLARPGWLDAAEDAWRAVPVPVVERTAVVPVWRRPWMVVGRDTFAGDLLRRLGVRNVYAEHEERYPRIALGELNAVGADLVVLPDEPYRFAGDDGPEAFPGMPAALVSGRHLTWYGPSLVRAPQVLAAGLAESAWVRRL, translated from the coding sequence ATGGGGCTGCGCGTGGTGTCTTTGGTGCCTTCGTTGACGGAGGCGGTGGCGGTGAGTGCGCCCGGGGTGGTGGTGGGGGCCACGGATTGGTGCAGTCATCCGGTGGGGCTGGATGTCGTGCGGGTCGGGGGGACCAAGAATCCCGATGTCGGGCGGATCGTGGGGTTGGGTCCGGATGTGGTGATCGCCAACGAGGAGGAGAACCGGGCGGTTGACCTGGCGGCGTTGCGGGCCGCGGGATTGCGGGTCTTGGTGACCGAGGTGCGGTCGTTGGAGCAGGCGTTCGCCGAGTTGGCGCGGGTGTTGGCGGAGGGGTGCGGGCTGGCGCGGCCGGGGTGGTTGGACGCGGCGGAGGACGCCTGGCGGGCGGTGCCGGTTCCGGTGGTGGAGCGGACCGCGGTGGTGCCGGTGTGGCGGCGGCCGTGGATGGTGGTGGGGCGGGACACCTTCGCCGGGGACCTGTTGCGGCGGCTCGGGGTGCGGAACGTGTACGCGGAGCACGAGGAGCGGTATCCGCGGATCGCGTTGGGCGAGCTCAATGCCGTCGGGGCGGATCTGGTGGTGTTGCCGGATGAGCCCTACCGGTTTGCCGGGGACGATGGGCCCGAGGCGTTTCCGGGGATGCCGGCGGCGTTGGTCAGTGGGCGTCATCTGACGTGGTACGGGCCGTCGTTGGTGCGGGCGCCGCAGGTGTTGGCGGCGGGGCTGGCCGAGTCGGCGTGGGTGCGGCGGCTCTGA
- a CDS encoding helix-turn-helix domain-containing protein, whose product MSGVGSAAEVPRVGAAVRRRRRARELTLADLARATGLSAPFLSQVENDRARPSMRSLQSIADALETTAVRLLAAADGPRTVDVVRADSAAVPEDGETGRVRPLVRGHQQLHALEFTGRHDWRREFRHPHDELMYVIEGAVEAEADGRRYALGPGDTLYCSGGITHRWRSLAPESRVLLVGVADDFRG is encoded by the coding sequence ATGAGCGGGGTCGGGAGCGCGGCCGAGGTGCCGCGGGTGGGCGCGGCGGTCCGACGGCGGCGCCGCGCGCGGGAGTTGACCCTGGCCGACCTCGCCCGCGCCACCGGACTGTCCGCCCCGTTCCTCAGCCAGGTCGAGAACGACCGGGCCCGCCCCAGCATGCGTTCGCTCCAGTCGATAGCGGACGCCCTGGAGACCACCGCGGTCCGACTGCTGGCCGCCGCCGACGGGCCGCGCACGGTGGACGTGGTGCGGGCCGACTCGGCCGCCGTGCCCGAGGACGGCGAGACCGGCCGGGTGCGCCCGCTGGTCCGCGGCCACCAGCAGCTGCACGCCCTGGAGTTCACCGGCCGGCACGACTGGCGGCGCGAATTCCGGCACCCGCACGACGAGTTGATGTACGTGATCGAGGGCGCGGTGGAGGCCGAGGCGGACGGCCGCCGCTACGCACTCGGCCCGGGCGACACCCTCTACTGCTCCGGCGGGATCACCCACCGCTGGCGGTCCCTGGCGCCGGAGAGCCGGGTGCTGTTGGTGGGGGTGGCGGATGACTTCCGGGGGTGA